In a single window of the Danio aesculapii chromosome 20, fDanAes4.1, whole genome shotgun sequence genome:
- the nsl1 gene encoding kinetochore-associated protein NSL1 homolog, whose translation MEADRESGPDFRVNVKSKKIVNNQLEKYKELFKKLLDGQCHISEEDKAKLLQEMIVNFEFTVQENIAIGGLSWDETSEEYCEDDESTVNNILDEKIVETASKRSSYPKQIRNHVVRSLKAERKLLGLYEQTVKPQDIKPDPAQDNVISNISAAAPRVFKQASTVMKSLKSLKQAAEGLHQVLVMQPSAESLDIYREVLGSSVGNVCLSIIKRDAADSEYSADYVPAAKITKKTDVNVV comes from the exons ATGGAGGCAGATCGTGAGAGCGGGCCGGATTTTAGAGTAAATGTCAAGTCGAAAAAAATAGTTAACAATCAGCTTGAAAAGTataaagaattatttaaaaagttactcGATGGCCAATGCCATATTTCCGAGGAAGACAAGGCCAAACTGCTGCAAGAAATGATTGTG AACTTTGAGTTCACAGTGCAGGAAAATATAGCTATTGGTGGATTGTCTTGGGATGAGACGTCAGAGGAATACTGTGAAG ACGATGAGAGCACAGTAAACAACATTCTGGATGAAAAGATTGTAGAGACCGCCTCCAAACGCAGCTCTTACCCAAAGCAAATACGCAACCATGTCGTGCGATCATTAAAAGCAGAGAGGAAACTTTTG ggTCTGTATGAACAGACAGTGAAGCCACAAGACATAAAGCCAGATCCAGCTCAAG ACAATGTCATCAGCAATATATCCGCCGCTGCACCTAGAGTGTTTAAACAAGCCAGTACTGTAATGAAG TCTCTGAAAAGTCTGAAACAGGCAGCCGAGGGTTTGCATCAAGTGCTTGTCATGCAGCCTTCAGCAGAGTCGCTGGATATCTACAGAGAAGTGTTGGGCAGCTCAGTTGGAAACGTCTGTCTTTCCATCATCAAAAGAGATGCAGCTGATTCAGAATACAGTGCAGACTACGTCCCTGCAGCAAAAATCACCAAAAAGACTGATGTAAATGTAGTTTAA
- the batf3 gene encoding basic leucine zipper transcriptional factor ATF-like 3 encodes MSLFSASSNFSRNDAPALRLYRQSESSDDDDKRLKRREKNRVAAQRSRKRQTQRADELHEAYECLEQENSLLRKEVQLLIEEQQRLTDALKAHEPLCRILNCGMTPITRSTGTVPPEFTSR; translated from the exons ATGTCACTTTTTAGTGCATCAAGTAACTTCTCTCGAAATGATGCTCCAGCTTTACGGTTGTATCGACAGAGTGAG AGCTCTGATGATGACGATAAAAGGTTGAAAAGAAGAGAGAAGAACCGAGTTGCTGCACAGAGGAGCCGCAAAAGACAAACACAGAGAGCTGATGAGTTACATGAG GCGTACGAGTGTCTAGAACAGGAGAACAGCCTGCTGAGGAAGGAAGTTCAGCTTTTGATAGAGGAACAGCAACGCTTGACAGATGCCCTCAAAGCCCATGAGCCATTGTGCCGTATCTTGAACTGTGGTATGACCCCAATAACCAGGTCCACAGGCACAGTGCCACCTGAGTTTACGTCTAGATAG